A window of Staphylococcus lloydii genomic DNA:
GCCTCGATGACGCAAGTTCAGCAACAGTAATTAAACCCGAAATTAATTAAATAACGAAGTTAGTTTACACGAACTACACGTCTATTTAGATGTGTAGTTTTTTGAGACTTCAGTTCTACAATGAAAAACGAAAAGTTAAATCAAAGATTTAGTTATATATGGAGGAAGCCAAAAAATAATTGGCTTCCTTTTTAAAAACATATTTTTGACTACTATACTTGTCAAAATGACATGAGTAATGTACATTGTGATTAAGGAGTTGATGAAACTTGCGAAATCGTCTAAAAGAATTGCGTGCTCGAGATGGCTATAATCAAACGCAACTAGCTAAGAAAGCCGGTATTTCAAGGCAAACTATTTCTTTAATTGAGCGAAATGATTTTATGCCATCAATTTTAACGGCAGTCAAAATAGCACGTATATTTAACGAAAATGTTGAAAGTATTTTTATCTTTGAGGAGGAGGAATTATGAAAATAGGTAGATATTTATTAATTTTAATGATAGGTGGTATTATAGGAGGCTTATTTGGTGGAATCATAGGTTCATCAACATTTAAACTAATAATCACTAGCTTACAATTTACTGATCATACTACTATTATCGTACTTACAATAATTGTTGTATTAATAAATGCTGTTTTATTAGTAGTTTTATACGGAACACAACGTAAATCTTTAAATTTTAAAAATAAATTAGCAGAAGATATAGATGACGACAAAGCAGATTATTATGAAAAGAAATCCAATACTTATTACTTAAGGGTTAACGCTATTTTTTATGCTTTAATTTCTGTGAGTCTCATTCATATATTTGTTATTGTATTAGGTTATCGTTCAAATTATGGTTCAGAATATGATGTCTTGTTGGCTATTGTGCCTTTCTTAGTGGTTATGATAGCAGGAACTACAATTGGTTTTTATTATCGTAAATTCGAACCAAGACTTCCTAAACAAGGTGAAAAAAATTATACTGACAAAGTTTTTAATATTATGGATGAAGGCGAA
This region includes:
- a CDS encoding DUF3169 family protein, translated to MKIGRYLLILMIGGIIGGLFGGIIGSSTFKLIITSLQFTDHTTIIVLTIIVVLINAVLLVVLYGTQRKSLNFKNKLAEDIDDDKADYYEKKSNTYYLRVNAIFYALISVSLIHIFVIVLGYRSNYGSEYDVLLAIVPFLVVMIAGTTIGFYYRKFEPRLPKQGEKNYTDKVFNIMDEGERYITLVSMFKVYHWNLIMLMVGTLFLGIYSMATDMNQGMSILILIIIFMYNSFGYLTKVRKFYKN
- a CDS encoding helix-turn-helix transcriptional regulator, whose amino-acid sequence is MRNRLKELRARDGYNQTQLAKKAGISRQTISLIERNDFMPSILTAVKIARIFNENVESIFIFEEEEL